One Streptomyces drozdowiczii DNA segment encodes these proteins:
- a CDS encoding class I SAM-dependent methyltransferase, translating to MPKETAVYTHGHHESVLRSHRWRTAANSAAYLVGELRPGLDVLDVGCGPGTITADLAALVAPGRVTAVDTTDEILAQAAEVAAERGVDNVEFAVADVHALDYPDDSFDVVHAHQVLQHVGDPVQALREMRRVCRPGGVVAARDSDYAAMTWYPESPGMDRWADLYGRVARGNGGEPDAGRRMLSWARQAGFTDITPTAGSWCYATPENRVWWSGLWADRTVGSAYAKLAVDGGHATSEELAEIAEAWREWGEQDDGWFMVPHGEVLCRA from the coding sequence ATGCCGAAGGAGACCGCCGTCTACACCCACGGCCACCACGAGTCGGTGCTGCGCTCGCACCGGTGGCGCACCGCCGCCAACTCCGCCGCCTATCTCGTCGGTGAACTGCGTCCGGGCCTGGACGTGCTGGACGTCGGCTGCGGCCCCGGCACCATCACCGCGGACCTGGCCGCGCTGGTCGCCCCGGGCCGGGTGACCGCCGTCGACACCACCGACGAGATCCTGGCCCAGGCCGCCGAGGTGGCCGCCGAACGCGGCGTGGACAACGTGGAGTTCGCCGTGGCGGACGTCCACGCCCTGGACTACCCCGACGACTCGTTCGACGTGGTCCACGCCCATCAGGTCCTCCAGCACGTCGGCGACCCGGTGCAGGCGCTGCGCGAGATGCGCCGGGTGTGCCGCCCCGGGGGCGTCGTCGCGGCGCGCGACAGCGACTACGCGGCGATGACCTGGTATCCCGAGTCGCCGGGCATGGACCGCTGGGCGGACCTGTACGGCCGGGTGGCGCGCGGCAACGGCGGCGAGCCGGACGCCGGGCGCCGGATGCTGTCCTGGGCGCGGCAGGCCGGGTTCACCGACATCACACCCACGGCGGGCTCCTGGTGTTACGCCACTCCGGAGAACCGGGTCTGGTGGAGCGGGCTGTGGGCCGACCGCACCGTCGGCTCGGCGTACGCGAAGCTCGCGGTGGACGGCGGGCACGCCACGTCCGAGGAGCTGGCGGAGATCGCCGAGGCGTGGCGCGAGTGGGGCGAGCAGGACGACGGCTGGTTCATGGTGCCGCACGGCGAGGTGCTCTGCCGGGCCTGA
- a CDS encoding MBL fold metallo-hydrolase: MTDQTETPVAPPVVCGDVVTPRPLGEVRTWPRSFADRLTAPLPGVRGMSRLAREHAIRPNAEGLRHIRRLPYAPEPLPPLPAGASCVTWAGHASWIIRTGGLTVLADPVWSRRILGTPARITPVGVRWEDLPPVDAVVISHNHYDHLDAPTLRRLPRHTPLFVPAGLGQWCRRRGFARVTELDWWESAQLDGVRFDFVPAHHWSRRTLTDTCRSLWGGWVVQDTKGPGDGGRIYFAGDTGYGHWFAEIGRRHPGIDLALLPIGAYEPRWWLGDVHTDPEEAVQAYEDLGAHAMAPMHWATFLLSAEPVLEPLTRLRTAWQRAGHPRDRLWDLPIGGSRLLGPGVSAPTTPASGATPRAPR, encoded by the coding sequence ATGACGGACCAGACCGAGACCCCGGTCGCACCCCCTGTGGTCTGCGGCGACGTCGTCACCCCGCGCCCGCTCGGCGAGGTGCGCACCTGGCCCCGCAGCTTCGCGGACCGGCTCACCGCCCCGCTCCCCGGCGTCCGGGGCATGTCCCGGCTGGCCCGCGAGCACGCCATCCGGCCCAACGCGGAGGGCCTGCGCCACATCCGCCGCCTGCCGTACGCCCCCGAGCCCCTGCCGCCCCTCCCGGCCGGAGCGAGCTGCGTCACCTGGGCCGGGCACGCCAGCTGGATCATCCGCACCGGCGGCCTCACCGTCCTCGCCGACCCCGTCTGGTCCCGCCGCATCCTCGGCACCCCGGCGCGCATCACGCCCGTCGGGGTCCGCTGGGAGGACCTGCCGCCCGTCGACGCGGTCGTCATCAGCCACAACCACTACGACCACCTGGACGCCCCCACCCTGCGCCGGCTGCCCCGGCACACCCCGCTGTTCGTCCCCGCCGGACTCGGCCAGTGGTGCCGCCGCCGGGGCTTCGCACGCGTCACGGAACTCGACTGGTGGGAGTCCGCCCAGCTGGACGGCGTCCGCTTCGACTTCGTGCCCGCCCACCACTGGTCCCGGCGCACCCTCACCGACACCTGCCGCTCGCTGTGGGGCGGCTGGGTCGTCCAGGACACCAAGGGGCCGGGGGACGGCGGCCGGATCTACTTCGCCGGGGACACCGGATACGGCCACTGGTTCGCCGAGATCGGCCGCCGCCACCCGGGCATCGACCTCGCCCTGCTGCCGATCGGCGCGTACGAGCCCCGCTGGTGGCTCGGCGACGTCCACACGGACCCGGAGGAGGCCGTGCAGGCGTACGAAGACCTCGGCGCCCACGCCATGGCGCCCATGCACTGGGCGACCTTCCTGCTCTCCGCCGAACCGGTCCTCGAACCGCTCACCCGGCTGCGGACCGCCTGGCAGCGCGCCGGACACCCGCGCGACCGGCTCTGGGACCTGCCCATCGGCGGCTCCCGCCTGCTGGGGCCCGGCGTCAGCGCGCCCACCACGCCCGCGTCCGGCGCCACACCGCGGGCGCCCCGCTGA
- a CDS encoding transketolase: protein MTSEQTSTLGPDSDLTEVFELAQQLRVDSVRASTSAGSGHPTSSLSAADLMAVLMTRHLRYDWNAPENPAGDHLVFSKGHASPLLYAMFKAAGAVSDEELMTTYRRFGHRLQGHPTPELPWVDVATGSLGQGIAYGVGIALAGRDLEDQPYRVWVLCGDSEMAEGSVWEALDKAGQHKLGNFTAIIDVNRLGQSGPTELQWDTDTYARRVEAFGCRALVVDGHDLTEVDRALKTAADGSAPTVIVAKTVKGRGVSEVADKEGWHGKPLPEDLAERAIEELGGVRDLRVEGPRPPKAAPAPARTNAGVELPRFEKGDEIATRVAFGKALVALGVRPDIVALDAEVGNSTHSEDFKKAYPDRFFQTYIAEQQMVAEAVGMAVRGFRPYATTFAAFLTRAHDFIRMAAVSDITMALCGTHSGVEIGADGPSQMGVEDLAMMRAVRGSTVLYPSDATSAAALTVAMADIDGISYLRTTRGAYPVLYGSEETFPVGGSKTLRRGDDDQVTLVSAGVTLHECLAAADLLAKQGVRARVIDLYSIKPLDSEALALAARETGALVVVEDHHPEGGIGEAVLSSLAESGSHPGFVHLAGSNLPGSGTTAELLDAAGISRTHIADAARSLVK from the coding sequence ATGACCAGCGAACAGACCAGCACGCTCGGCCCCGACAGCGATCTCACCGAGGTCTTCGAGCTCGCCCAGCAGCTGCGGGTGGACTCGGTGCGCGCCAGCACCTCGGCGGGGTCCGGGCACCCCACGTCCAGCCTGTCGGCGGCCGATCTGATGGCGGTCCTCATGACCCGCCATCTGCGGTACGACTGGAACGCGCCCGAGAACCCGGCCGGCGACCACCTGGTCTTCTCCAAGGGCCACGCCTCGCCGCTCCTCTACGCCATGTTCAAGGCGGCCGGTGCCGTCAGCGACGAGGAGCTGATGACGACGTACCGCCGCTTCGGCCACCGCCTCCAGGGCCACCCCACACCGGAGCTGCCCTGGGTGGACGTGGCGACCGGCTCGCTGGGCCAGGGCATCGCCTACGGGGTGGGCATCGCGCTCGCCGGGCGGGACCTGGAGGACCAGCCGTACCGGGTGTGGGTGCTGTGCGGGGACAGCGAGATGGCCGAGGGGTCCGTCTGGGAGGCCCTGGACAAGGCCGGCCAGCACAAGCTGGGCAACTTCACCGCGATCATCGACGTCAACCGCCTCGGCCAGTCGGGCCCCACCGAGCTGCAATGGGACACCGACACCTACGCGCGCCGCGTCGAGGCGTTCGGCTGCCGCGCCCTCGTGGTGGACGGCCACGACCTGACCGAGGTCGACCGGGCCCTGAAGACGGCGGCGGACGGCAGCGCCCCCACCGTGATCGTCGCGAAGACGGTCAAGGGTCGCGGGGTGAGCGAGGTCGCCGACAAGGAGGGCTGGCACGGCAAGCCGCTGCCCGAGGACCTGGCCGAGCGCGCGATCGAGGAGCTGGGCGGCGTCCGCGACCTGCGGGTGGAAGGCCCCCGGCCGCCGAAGGCCGCCCCCGCCCCGGCGCGGACCAACGCCGGCGTGGAGCTGCCGCGCTTCGAGAAGGGCGACGAGATCGCCACCCGGGTCGCCTTCGGCAAGGCGCTCGTCGCACTCGGCGTACGGCCCGACATCGTCGCCCTGGACGCCGAGGTCGGGAACTCCACCCACTCCGAGGACTTCAAGAAGGCGTACCCGGACCGCTTCTTCCAGACGTACATCGCGGAGCAGCAGATGGTCGCCGAGGCCGTCGGCATGGCCGTGCGCGGCTTCCGCCCGTACGCGACGACGTTCGCGGCGTTCCTCACCCGGGCGCACGACTTCATCCGCATGGCGGCCGTCTCGGACATCACGATGGCCCTCTGCGGTACGCACAGCGGGGTGGAGATCGGCGCGGACGGGCCGTCCCAGATGGGCGTCGAGGACCTGGCGATGATGCGGGCGGTGCGCGGTTCGACCGTGCTCTACCCGAGCGACGCGACCTCGGCCGCGGCCCTCACCGTGGCCATGGCGGACATCGACGGCATCTCGTACCTGCGCACCACACGCGGCGCCTACCCGGTGCTGTACGGGAGCGAGGAGACGTTCCCCGTGGGCGGGTCCAAGACCCTGCGCCGCGGCGACGACGACCAGGTCACCCTGGTCAGCGCCGGTGTCACGCTGCACGAGTGCCTGGCCGCCGCCGATCTGCTGGCCAAGCAGGGCGTACGGGCCCGGGTCATCGACCTCTACTCCATCAAGCCGCTCGACTCCGAGGCGCTGGCCCTGGCGGCCCGGGAGACCGGCGCGCTGGTCGTCGTGGAGGACCACCACCCCGAGGGCGGCATCGGCGAGGCGGTGCTGTCGTCGCTCGCGGAGTCCGGCAGCCACCCGGGCTTCGTGCACCTCGCCGGGAGCAACCTCCCGGGGTCCGGCACCACGGCGGAGCTGCTCGACGCGGCGGGGATCTCGCGCACGCACATCGCGGACGCGGCGCGCAGCCTGGTCAAGTAG
- a CDS encoding S66 peptidase family protein: MTLLPLTRPARLRPGARVAVVSPSGPVPADRLDPGLDILRGWGLDPVPMPHVLDVHRDLDYLAGADEARARDLQDAWCDPSVDAVICARGGYGAHRMVDLVDWAAVREAGPKAFVGYSDVTVLHEAFALRTGFATLHGPMAGTETFLKDPRTQESLRATLFEPETQLTLGLEDARALVPGRARGITYGGCVSLLAADLGTPHARRSARGGLLVIEDTTEDPYSLDRILTQLLRAGALDGVAGVACGSWAGCGPYERVRAVLADRLGALGVPVVEELGFGHGPTGLTIPLGVPAVLDAPADGPARVTVEAPALL, encoded by the coding sequence GTGACCCTTCTCCCGCTGACCCGCCCCGCCCGGCTGCGCCCCGGGGCCCGGGTCGCCGTCGTCTCGCCGAGCGGGCCCGTCCCCGCCGACCGGCTGGACCCCGGCCTGGACATCCTGCGCGGCTGGGGGCTCGACCCCGTGCCGATGCCCCATGTGCTGGACGTGCACCGGGACCTGGACTACCTCGCCGGTGCCGACGAGGCCCGGGCCCGGGACCTCCAGGACGCGTGGTGCGACCCTTCCGTGGACGCGGTGATCTGCGCGCGCGGCGGGTACGGGGCGCACCGCATGGTGGACCTGGTGGACTGGGCGGCGGTCCGGGAGGCCGGGCCCAAGGCGTTCGTCGGCTACAGCGATGTCACCGTGCTCCACGAGGCGTTCGCGCTGCGGACCGGCTTCGCCACGCTGCACGGCCCCATGGCGGGGACCGAGACGTTCCTCAAGGACCCCCGCACCCAGGAGTCCCTGCGGGCCACGCTCTTCGAACCGGAGACCCAGCTGACCCTGGGCCTGGAGGACGCCAGGGCGCTGGTCCCGGGCCGGGCGCGCGGCATCACCTACGGCGGCTGTGTGAGCCTGCTCGCCGCCGACCTCGGCACCCCGCACGCCCGCCGCTCGGCCCGGGGCGGGCTGCTCGTCATCGAGGACACCACCGAGGACCCGTACAGCCTGGACCGCATCCTCACGCAGCTGCTGCGGGCCGGGGCGCTCGACGGAGTCGCCGGGGTGGCCTGCGGGTCCTGGGCGGGGTGCGGGCCGTACGAGCGGGTGCGGGCGGTGCTCGCGGACCGGCTGGGCGCGCTGGGCGTCCCGGTCGTGGAGGAGCTGGGCTTCGGGCACGGGCCCACCGGGCTCACGATCCCGCTCGGGGTGCCCGCGGTGCTCGATGCCCCGGCGGACGGCCCGGCCAGGGTCACCGTCGAGGCGCCCGCACTGCTCTGA
- a CDS encoding GNAT family N-acetyltransferase: protein MSDDTRSLAEGPRTAIRPFTLDDAEEFTARVRESAALHRPWLFPPATPEKYTAYAGALIEDPTKAGFLVCERDAADGAGAIAGFININNIVAGAFRCGALGYGAFAHAAGRGLMGEGLELVLDHAFGPLALHRLEANVQPDNAGSIGLVRRAGFRLEGFSPDFLYIDGAWRDHERWAITADMR, encoded by the coding sequence ATGTCCGACGACACCCGCAGTCTCGCCGAGGGGCCGCGCACGGCGATCCGCCCCTTCACCCTCGACGACGCCGAAGAGTTCACCGCCCGTGTTCGGGAGAGCGCCGCCCTGCACCGGCCCTGGCTGTTCCCGCCGGCCACCCCGGAGAAGTACACAGCCTACGCGGGCGCGCTCATCGAGGACCCGACGAAGGCCGGATTCCTCGTGTGCGAGCGGGACGCGGCGGACGGCGCCGGGGCGATCGCCGGGTTCATCAACATCAACAACATCGTCGCCGGAGCCTTCCGCTGCGGCGCCCTCGGCTACGGCGCCTTCGCGCACGCGGCCGGGCGCGGCCTCATGGGCGAGGGGCTGGAACTCGTCCTGGACCACGCCTTCGGGCCGCTCGCCCTGCACCGCCTGGAGGCCAACGTCCAGCCGGACAACGCGGGGTCGATCGGGCTGGTGCGCCGGGCCGGCTTCCGGCTCGAAGGCTTCTCACCGGACTTCCTCTACATCGACGGCGCCTGGCGCGACCACGAACGGTGGGCGATCACCGCCGACATGCGCTGA
- a CDS encoding aminotransferase class I/II-fold pyridoxal phosphate-dependent enzyme translates to MGRERNGPHERGTDTVREDRGPVRYGPPAPWPGLPVLPELAEVLAAAARDAAPQPAGGSAALREAACAYWDRRGLHGGPERVAAAPGTAPLLLALIAAHGGDVLLPRPCPASWIPQARLLGRPAYQVPTPAECGGVPDPYALLETVRRVRAEGGRPRLLLLSAADDPTATVAAPELVREACEAAVDEGLHIVSDETWRDTLHRPHDTVLVSPAEMCPDDVTVVSGLYGALTPAAWPVAVARFPDTARAAARHARTLDVLTALGASVAGPVATAAAHALREPDAVTERARRAAALHARLAAEAHRAVLGWGALARPPQAGRHLYADLGPLRSRLAARGVTDSLELEEFLSARLGTPAPGGHRFGDELGALRVRLGTGSLLGTDPERQAEALTAPDPLELPHIAAALSIFRAALDAPR, encoded by the coding sequence ATGGGCCGGGAGCGGAACGGGCCGCACGAACGCGGCACGGACACGGTCCGGGAGGACCGGGGCCCCGTACGGTACGGGCCGCCGGCCCCCTGGCCGGGACTGCCCGTCCTCCCCGAGCTGGCCGAGGTGCTGGCCGCCGCCGCGCGCGACGCCGCGCCCCAGCCCGCCGGCGGATCGGCCGCGCTCCGCGAGGCCGCCTGCGCCTACTGGGACCGGCGCGGACTGCACGGCGGCCCCGAGCGCGTCGCCGCCGCCCCCGGCACCGCACCGCTGCTGCTCGCCCTGATCGCCGCGCACGGCGGGGACGTCCTGCTGCCGCGCCCCTGCCCCGCCTCCTGGATCCCGCAGGCCAGGCTGCTCGGCCGCCCCGCCTACCAGGTCCCCACGCCCGCCGAGTGCGGCGGAGTGCCCGACCCGTACGCCCTCCTCGAAACCGTGCGGCGGGTCCGCGCCGAGGGCGGCCGGCCCCGGCTGCTGCTGCTCTCGGCGGCCGACGACCCCACCGCCACGGTCGCCGCGCCGGAACTCGTGCGCGAGGCGTGCGAGGCCGCCGTGGACGAGGGGCTGCACATCGTCAGCGACGAGACCTGGCGCGACACCCTGCACCGCCCGCACGACACGGTCCTGGTCAGCCCGGCCGAGATGTGCCCCGACGACGTCACGGTGGTCTCCGGCCTCTACGGCGCGCTGACCCCGGCCGCCTGGCCGGTCGCCGTCGCCCGGTTCCCGGACACCGCGCGCGCCGCCGCCCGCCACGCCCGTACGCTCGACGTCCTCACCGCGCTCGGCGCCTCCGTCGCCGGACCGGTCGCGACGGCCGCCGCCCACGCGCTGCGCGAACCGGACGCCGTCACCGAACGCGCCCGCCGCGCCGCCGCCCTGCACGCCCGGCTCGCCGCCGAGGCCCACCGCGCCGTCCTCGGCTGGGGCGCCCTCGCCCGGCCCCCGCAGGCCGGCCGCCACCTCTACGCGGACCTCGGCCCGCTCCGCTCCCGGCTCGCCGCCCGGGGCGTCACCGACTCCCTCGAACTGGAGGAGTTCCTGTCCGCCCGGCTCGGCACCCCGGCCCCCGGCGGCCACCGCTTCGGCGACGAACTCGGCGCGCTCCGGGTCCGCCTGGGCACCGGCTCGCTCCTCGGCACGGACCCGGAGCGCCAGGCCGAGGCGCTCACCGCCCCGGACCCGCTCGAATTGCCGCACATCGCGGCAGCGCTGAGCATTTTCCGAGCAGCCCTCGACGCACCGCGCTGA
- a CDS encoding AAA family ATPase gives MIIWINGAFGSGKTTLVTEVHRRLPEALVFDPENVGFLLREIVEVPGGDFQNIPLWRRQVASLAQGLVEEYGRPVLAPMTVVRRQYADEIFGALEKAGVPVHHFFLNVSAPVLEQRLHDRVLLPDDPERDEAARRWGKARIAECVAAVGSLREDTVVLDGELPTAELAGLVLERARP, from the coding sequence ATGATCATCTGGATCAACGGAGCCTTCGGCAGCGGCAAGACCACGCTGGTCACCGAAGTGCACCGCAGACTGCCGGAGGCGCTGGTCTTCGACCCGGAGAACGTCGGCTTCCTGCTGCGCGAGATCGTGGAGGTGCCGGGCGGCGACTTCCAGAACATCCCGCTGTGGCGCAGGCAGGTGGCCTCGCTGGCCCAGGGGCTGGTGGAGGAGTACGGCCGGCCGGTCCTCGCGCCGATGACCGTGGTCCGCAGGCAGTACGCCGACGAGATCTTCGGGGCCCTGGAGAAGGCGGGCGTCCCGGTCCACCACTTCTTCCTGAACGTCTCCGCCCCCGTACTCGAACAGCGGCTGCACGACCGGGTGTTGCTGCCGGACGATCCGGAGCGCGACGAGGCGGCGCGGCGCTGGGGGAAGGCGCGGATCGCCGAGTGCGTGGCGGCGGTGGGCAGCCTGCGCGAGGACACCGTGGTGCTGGACGGCGAGCTGCCCACCGCCGAACTGGCCGGCCTGGTGCTGGAGCGGGCAAGGCCCTAG
- a CDS encoding DUF1049 domain-containing protein: protein MSPKDVSSSGKSGSGAFTPARILVLVIAVLSIVFIAENTKDVEVRLIVPLVTAPLYVWLVVMFVAGMACGAYVFRRRPK from the coding sequence ATGAGCCCGAAGGACGTGTCGAGCAGCGGGAAGAGCGGCAGCGGGGCCTTCACCCCCGCCCGCATCCTGGTCCTCGTCATCGCGGTCCTCTCGATCGTGTTCATCGCCGAGAACACCAAGGACGTCGAGGTCCGCCTCATCGTCCCGCTGGTGACGGCGCCGCTCTACGTATGGCTGGTCGTGATGTTCGTGGCCGGCATGGCGTGCGGCGCGTACGTCTTCCGCAGGCGGCCCAAGTAG
- a CDS encoding DUF5107 domain-containing protein has protein sequence MATTVRRAVLTLPAAATGPENPLPALRPLDETHVIDDRDRAGLPRDMARQLGHAPLTTVLPVRLLDGYGRERTPTDLDAIVIENDHLRATVLPGLGGRIHSLVHKPAGRDLVYTNPVLQPADFALNGAWFSGGIEWNIGATGHTTLSCAPVHAALVPAPDGGEMVRLWEWERLRDLPFQVDLWLPDDSAFLHVGVRIRNPHEQPAPVYWWSNIAVPEDARTRVLAPADEAWHFGYERALTRVPVPESGGTDRTYPTRSEYPADYFYEVPDGARRWIASLDEEGRGLVQTSTDLLRGRKLFLWGSGRGGRRWQEWLTEPGTGGYAEIQAGLARTQLEHVPLEPGGEFSWLESYGPLAADPAAVHGADWAAARAETEQRLADALPRADVDAAYDAWRAHADVEPGERLATGSGWGALEVRRGRYKLPGTPFTDDTLGEEQAPWLALLDQGTFPGPRGAVPGPALVSWHWRDMLETAPAEPHTEYHLGIAQWHAGDRAQAVRSWERGLATAGSRWPLLRCLAVAALVSGQRELAAEYYAEAFDGLCAERTDGDGAWTTATAALGREAIEALLTAGRAEAARTAWQGLPPEVRARGRFRLLEAQLLIAEGRKDAAKAVFDAGFEVADLREGAEILEEVWHRLTDEPLPDAYNYRMRPRT, from the coding sequence TTGGCCACCACCGTACGACGTGCCGTCCTGACCCTGCCCGCGGCGGCGACCGGGCCGGAGAACCCGCTGCCCGCGCTGCGGCCACTGGACGAGACGCACGTCATCGACGACCGGGACCGGGCCGGGCTCCCGCGCGACATGGCCCGCCAGCTCGGCCACGCCCCGCTGACCACCGTCCTGCCCGTCCGCCTCCTCGACGGCTACGGTCGCGAGCGCACCCCCACGGACCTCGACGCGATCGTCATCGAGAACGACCACCTGCGCGCCACCGTGCTGCCCGGACTCGGCGGCCGTATCCACTCCCTCGTCCACAAGCCGGCCGGCCGCGACCTCGTCTACACCAACCCGGTCCTCCAGCCCGCCGACTTCGCGCTCAACGGCGCGTGGTTCTCCGGCGGCATCGAGTGGAACATCGGCGCGACCGGGCACACCACGCTCTCGTGCGCCCCGGTGCACGCGGCGCTCGTCCCGGCGCCCGACGGCGGCGAGATGGTCCGGCTCTGGGAGTGGGAGCGGCTGCGCGACCTGCCGTTCCAGGTGGACCTGTGGCTCCCGGACGACTCCGCGTTCCTGCACGTCGGCGTACGGATACGCAACCCGCACGAGCAGCCCGCGCCCGTCTACTGGTGGTCCAACATCGCCGTCCCCGAGGACGCGCGCACCCGGGTGCTCGCCCCGGCCGACGAGGCGTGGCACTTCGGGTACGAGCGCGCCCTGACCCGGGTCCCGGTCCCCGAGAGCGGCGGCACCGACCGCACGTACCCGACGCGCAGCGAATACCCCGCCGACTACTTCTACGAGGTGCCCGACGGCGCCCGCCGCTGGATCGCCTCCCTGGACGAGGAGGGCCGCGGCCTCGTCCAGACCTCCACCGACCTGCTGCGGGGCCGCAAGCTGTTCCTCTGGGGCAGCGGGCGCGGCGGGCGGCGCTGGCAGGAATGGCTCACCGAGCCCGGCACCGGCGGCTACGCGGAGATCCAGGCCGGACTGGCCCGCACCCAGCTGGAGCACGTCCCGCTGGAACCCGGCGGCGAGTTCAGCTGGCTGGAGTCGTACGGGCCGCTCGCCGCCGACCCCGCCGCCGTGCACGGCGCCGACTGGGCGGCCGCCCGCGCCGAGACGGAGCAGCGGCTCGCGGACGCCCTGCCGCGCGCCGACGTGGACGCCGCCTACGACGCCTGGCGGGCCCACGCCGACGTCGAACCGGGCGAACGCCTCGCCACCGGCTCCGGCTGGGGCGCCCTGGAGGTCCGGCGCGGCCGGTACAAGCTGCCCGGCACCCCGTTCACCGACGACACGCTGGGCGAGGAGCAGGCCCCCTGGCTCGCACTGCTGGACCAGGGCACCTTCCCCGGCCCCCGGGGGGCGGTCCCCGGGCCCGCCCTGGTCTCCTGGCACTGGCGGGACATGCTGGAGACGGCCCCCGCCGAACCGCACACCGAATACCACCTCGGCATCGCGCAGTGGCACGCCGGCGACCGCGCGCAGGCGGTCCGCAGCTGGGAACGCGGTCTGGCCACGGCCGGCTCGCGCTGGCCGCTGCTGCGCTGCCTGGCCGTCGCCGCCCTGGTGAGCGGCCAGCGCGAACTGGCCGCCGAGTACTACGCGGAGGCGTTCGACGGGCTGTGCGCCGAGCGCACCGACGGCGACGGGGCATGGACCACCGCCACCGCCGCGCTGGGCCGGGAGGCGATCGAGGCGCTGCTCACGGCGGGGCGCGCCGAGGCCGCCCGCACGGCGTGGCAGGGGCTGCCCCCGGAGGTCCGGGCGCGCGGCCGGTTCCGGCTGCTGGAGGCCCAGTTGCTGATCGCGGAGGGCCGGAAGGACGCCGCGAAGGCGGTGTTCGACGCGGGCTTCGAGGTCGCGGACCTCCGCGAGGGCGCGGAGATCCTGGAGGAGGTGTGGCACCGGCTCACGGACGAACCGCTGCCGGACGCGTACAACTACCGGATGCGCCCGCGTACCTGA
- a CDS encoding DUF6204 family protein: MSTQHTYRVIVRGTFEDLTDAARQRLLAEVEEHGLAAMQFTEEGSLTYDRVLKHFSFRYVVVSDAEDGEEMAGAIAEDRAQTALREAGYGHGELRSTATDMDTMKINYKRR, translated from the coding sequence ATGAGTACGCAGCACACCTACCGGGTGATCGTGCGCGGCACGTTCGAGGATCTGACGGACGCGGCGCGGCAGCGGCTGCTGGCCGAGGTCGAGGAGCACGGTCTCGCGGCGATGCAGTTCACCGAGGAGGGGTCGCTCACCTACGACCGGGTCCTCAAGCACTTCAGCTTCCGCTATGTGGTCGTCTCGGACGCCGAGGACGGCGAGGAGATGGCCGGTGCCATCGCCGAGGACCGGGCGCAGACGGCGCTGCGCGAGGCGGGGTACGGGCACGGCGAGCTTCGGTCCACGGCGACGGACATGGACACGATGAAGATCAACTACAAGCGGCGGTGA
- a CDS encoding VOC family protein yields MEILGTTLRICVDDLEAAVAFYERLTGARALRFERGGVSVAAISCFLLMSGPESELEILRKVTATIAVKNVDEAHESLTRVGARVIAGPVPTPVGRNLIAVHPDGSVFEYVDRNLPV; encoded by the coding sequence ATGGAGATCCTGGGAACCACGCTGCGTATCTGCGTCGACGACCTGGAGGCCGCGGTCGCCTTCTACGAGCGGCTGACCGGCGCTCGGGCGCTCCGCTTCGAGCGCGGCGGGGTGTCCGTCGCCGCGATCAGCTGCTTCCTGCTGATGAGCGGCCCCGAATCGGAGCTGGAGATCCTGCGCAAGGTCACCGCGACCATCGCCGTGAAGAACGTGGACGAGGCCCACGAGTCCCTGACCCGGGTCGGTGCCCGGGTCATCGCGGGCCCGGTCCCGACCCCGGTCGGCCGCAACCTGATCGCGGTGCACCCGGACGGCTCGGTCTTCGAGTACGTCGACCGCAACCTGCCGGTCTAG